The window GCACCACGTTTATTTGTAATCCTTGTTTATTTACAAAGTCAATTATTAATGCTTCTTGTTTATCATTAAGCACGAAAAAACCTTCGTTTTCTTCTAATTGAAAAAGCTCTGGTTTGAGTATATTGATTGAGCCAACTTGATTTTTGTCATCATAAAAAATAACTGCTTCATCAGTTACTTTTTCATTCTTTGCATCGATCATTGAGTTGCAAAAAACTATTGAAATATTCTTAAAATGTTTGTTCAAATTACTAGCTACTAACATGATATTAATTATATCTTAAATTGGGTATTTTGTAATATAATAAAACTATGAAAAAAATAGCTATTGTAATAGATTCTTCCTCAGGATTAACAGAAAAAGAAGTTCAACAAAAAGGTTGATTTTTCTTACCTTTATTAGTTTTTATTGATGATAAAAAATTCCAAGATGGCGTTGATTTAGACGCGCAAAATTTATTTGATCATTTTACAATTAACTCAGATTCTGCTAAAACATCAGCTACTCCAATTGGGATAGTTGAAGAAAAGTTCAAGAGCCTTTCAAAAGAGTATGATGATGTTATTGTATTCCCTATTTCAATGGAGCTTTCAAGTCAATTTAGTATCTTAAAAACTGTTGCTGAAAAATATCCAAACATACATATTGTTAAATCAATTTACATAGCAGCTTTAATTCCTTTAAAAGTGATCGAATGTTTAGAATATATTGAAAATGGACTTACTGTCGAACAAGCTATTAAAAAAGTTGAAGAGTGAAGTGAAGATTGAAAAATAACTTTAATGCCTAAATACAACGATTATTTAGTCAAAGGCGGACGTTTACATCCTGCTGCAGCAACAATTGCTAAA is drawn from Mycoplasmopsis glycophila and contains these coding sequences:
- a CDS encoding DegV family protein codes for the protein MKKIAIVIDSSSGLTEKEVQQKGWFFLPLLVFIDDKKFQDGVDLDAQNLFDHFTINSDSAKTSATPIGIVEEKFKSLSKEYDDVIVFPISMELSSQFSILKTVAEKYPNIHIVKSIYIAALIPLKVIECLEYIENGLTVEQAIKKVEEWSEDWKITLMPKYNDYLVKGGRLHPAAATIAKLLKIVPMISFYKGQLLKESKGRVFQKTVLNSIDEKFKGERNLSKFDCILLHSNNPEIDFFADYIKEKYKINPIIKNIPNVVSIHTGPEAVVVIKVPKLSQKQRELF